The Phycisphaeraceae bacterium genome segment ACTGGACCCCGTCACCAGCGCCGAGATCGACCAGCTCATCATCGACGTGACCAAGAAGCTCGACAAGACCAGCGTGGTGGTGACGCATGAGATGGACTCCGCCTTCCGCATCGCCGACCGCATGGCCATGCTCGACCGCGGTCGCATGCTGATGGTGGACACGCGCGACGCCTTCGCCCGCCTGCGCGACGTACCCGAATCGCAGGCCGCGTCGCTGTCGGCGAAGGAGCGGCTGATCCGCCAGTTCCTGCGCGGCGACCCGCACGGACCCATCACGGAACGCCGCGAGCTGACCAACTTCGCCGAGGAACTGCTTGGCCGCGAGGAGACGACCATCACACGAGCCCCCGCCGTCGAGCCGACGCGCGTACCGATGTAGGGATGGCGTCAGGCATTGACACTCGGCATTGGGTAGGAGACGAAAGGCGGTGGGCATGCAGGTGAGCCGAAGCACGTGACGGGAGTCAGGATCAGGAACCCAACGCCATCAGCCAGATGCCGGAATCGACCACCGAGAACCAATCACCGACGACCCGCTGAGCACCCAGCACTCCACCCCTCCCCCCGGAGGCCGCCATGCCGACGATCCAGGAACGACATCGCAACAACGTCAAAGCGGGCATCTTCGTCACCGTGTCGATCATCCTGGCGATGGCGGTGGTGGCGACGCTGAAGAACGCGTGGGATTCCCTGTTCGTGCCGCGTCATCGGTACGCCGTGACGTTTCCCGTGGCCTCGGGCGTGCAGTCGCTCAAACCGGGTTCGGTGGTGCGTGTGGGTGGCATGGACATGGGCCGCGTCACGCGCGTGGTGCTGTACGACCTGCTGGACGGCGATCGCCCCCTGCCATTGCCGCCGTCCTCAACGGGGTCGGACAGCGCATCGTCCACGAAAGCGGACGCTGATCCGGCGCCGCCGAAGCCCTACTCCACGATCGTGGTCTTCTTCGAGATCGACCCCAACGTGCCGCTCTACTCCAACGCGCAGGCGTTCGTGAAGACCGCCCTGATCGGCGCCGACGCATGGATCGAGATCATGAACGTGGGCCACGCGCGCTCCGACGACCCCGACGACCCGCCCGGACGGGCGCTGGCGCCGAACGATCTGTCCGTCGCCCTTGTGGGACAGGAGGGCGGGACGCTGCTGGCATCCGTGCTCGGCCCCACCGGCGCCGACAAGACCAACGCCATCATTGACGACATCAAGAACTTCACCCCCGCGCTGGCCAAGTTCGGGGGGCACTACGACGAGAAGATCGTGCCCATGTTCGACGACGCCGGCGCCGGAATCGCGGAGTTCCGGGCCCTCGCCGAGCGCCTCAACGTTGACTGGGCTCGCTGGGCCTTCACCGTGGACGACACGCTGCAGAACGTGCTGCTGGCCTCGGGGCGGCTCGACCTGCTGATCGAGGACGGACGGCTGTTCATGGCCGACGCCAGGGGGGTCGCCGCCTCAGCCAGGGGAGTCATTGATGATAACCGACCCGACATGGACGCCATGATCCGCAACCTGGCCACCGCCAGCGGCGACGTGCAGCAGCTGGCCCATCGGCTCGCCTCGGGCACCATCGACAAGGTGGACGCCTTCCTCGATCGCGGGCGTGACGGCATGGATTCCTTCTCCCGCGTGGCGGCGAAACTGGAACTCGAGTTCGACGCCCTCGCCCCGGTGCTGCAGGACTCGATGGCGTCATTCAACAACGCGGCCACGCAGCTTTCGCTGGCCACCGCCGAAATCCGCAGCAGCCCGTGGCGACTGCTCTACCGGCCCAACGAGAAGGAGCTGGACCACGAGAACCTCTACTTCGCCGCCACCAAGTTCATGCTCGCGGTGTCGGAACTCAAGGTGGCTTCGCAGTCGGTGGACCGGGCCATCGCCAACCACCGGGCCTATCTGGCCGAACATCCCGCCGAACTGGAGGAACTGCAGAAGTCCCTCGCCCGCAGCATGACCAACTATGTCACGGCGCAGGAGCGGCTGCTGTCGATTCTCAACCAGGGCGGGAGACCATAGCGAGCGGAGCATGCCGCGTCACGACTGATCGCGCATGCCGGGGTCGAATGACGGGTCAGCCATGTGCCGGTAGATAAGCGCCATCCACCGCGAATAGAACGCGAAGTTGAGATCCTCCCGCTCCAGACGGCTGCCGCGCAGGGCGAGAGAGCCCGCCTGACTGGGCGGTTTCCAGAGCGAGTAGAACGGGTCCACCACCGCGTGGGGTGCGACGTGGGCGATCAGTTCGCACAACGCATCGGTGTTGAACTTGTCGCCTTGCCCGCGTGAGTCGCCGAGCACCCCGAAGGCGAACTTGTCCGCGTCGATCTGAAAGACCATCCCCTGCCGCACGTGGATGTCGAGCTTGTTGGAGACGCGCACGGCGGACTCGCGCCTGGCGGAGCCCGCGGAACCGCCGACCACGCCGTACTCAGCCGCAAACGCCGCCGCCATGCCGTACGAACCCAGGCCGCCCCACGCGCCGCCGGCGGGCATGTGCCCCATGCGTCCGAGTGATTCCAGCATGGGCGAGGCCGTCGGCGTCGCCTTGCGCTCGCTGAGCTGCGCCCGCACGATCACGTCGATGTCGGCGAAGTGAAGCCGCGTCATCGGCCCGCGCCACAGGTCCACGGCGAAACCGTCGCCATCCAGCCGCATGTCCCTGATCTTGAGCGTCTGCCCGAGGGCTTCGAGATCGGCCAGCGACGGGCCGATCGCATCGCCTCCGTGGCGACGGATGGCCTTGACCGCGCGGCGGGCGGCGTCGGCGGGGTGCCAGCCCACGACGCCGGGAAGGGTCTGCCCCGCGCGCAGACGCTGGGTCTCGAAGTCCGATCCCAGCGCGTCAGCGAGAATCAGCGCATGATCGTCGCGCGTGGTGCCCCGTGGCCACGCGATCACGCTCACGAACCTGTGCTGGCGGGATGGTCGCATGACCGCCTTCTCCGAGAGCCCGGCGCGCCGGGGGAAGCCCCGTCACGATCACAGCATACCGGCTGCGGAGAACATCACACGTCCGAATCACGGCGAACCCGGACACGTCGCTCCCTGCCGGCGCGGCGAGGCGCGCTTGGTTGCCCTTTCTCCCGCCCCTCGTCACAATGGCCCCATGCGAACGCGACACCTGCTCGTCGGCTGGCTGGCCCTCGCGGCGTTCATCGCCACGGGCATCTACATGGCGGCCACATTCCCCGCGCCGGCGCTGGATGACATGGGTCGCCGCATCATGTATCGATCGGCTCACGTCTACATCATCTTCGCAGGATTGCTGAACCTGCTGATCGCCGCGTGGTGGACGGATGAGGGAGATCATCCACCTCGACACCGGCTGCGAGTGATCGGATCATGGCTGATGCTGGCCGCGCCCGCGGTGTTCCTGGCGGCGTTTTTCTTTGAACCTCCCCGCCAGTGGTTCATGCGTCCCATCTCGCTCGCCGGGCTGGCGGCATGCATGGCGGGCGTGTTCATGCACCTGCGGGCATCCAAGAGGGACCGCCACGCCGGGGCAGCACGGTGAACAAACCAATCCTGGCGACCGCATCGACGCCGCGCCCGCCCTTGGCCTGCTCCGGGCCGGGGTCTACCCTTGCGTCTGCCCGAAACTCCCGGAATCGACCGACCATGAACACCCTTCGCACGCTGTTGGCGCTGACCCTGACGCTGACCGTGACCACCACCGCCGCGGCTCGACAAGACCCCCCCACGACGCCGCCGGTCACGCCTCCCACGCCCCCCACGGGGGAATCAGGCAGTCCGCCCGCGGATGGCGCCTCCGTCGTGCCCGAGACCTTTGACTCGCTGCAGAAGTCCTTCGATGAACTGCGTGACAAGATCCGCAAGGGCGAAGTGACGCCGGTCGCGGGGCGGACGCAGATTCTCGATCTCCGAAGGCAGGTGTCGTCCTTCAACGCGCTGCGAACGCCGACTGAGAAGTCGCTCGCGGTCGAACTGCAGCTCATCACCTGGGCCAACGAGTTCGGGCAGCCGCAGGATGACCTCTTCGGTCGCTTCGACAAGATCGACCCCCAGCATCCGGGTCTGCGCGTCCACTGGGCGGAATACCTCAAGCGCAAGTACCAGTACACGCGAGCGGTCGAAGTGCTCGACGCCGTGGACATCGACCTGAAGTCGTTCCCCCAGGCCGCCGTCGTTCGTGCCGAATGCCTGCTGCCCGACAACGGCTTCGACCAGGCGGAGCAGACCCTCGCGTCGATTCCAGAGGGCGCCGACCCGCGGGGCCTGCTCTTCGACCGCATCGACACCATCAGGCGGCAGATCGACGACGTTCGCACGAAGTGGGAGGAGGAGAAGTCGATCCTGGCGCAGGAGGCCCAGGCGGACGACCTGCCCCGTGTCATCATCTCGACCGTCAAGGGCGACATCATTCTCGAGCTGTTCGAGAATCACGCCCCCAACACCGTGGCCAACTTCGTCTCACTGGTGGAGAAGAACTTCTACGACGGCGTCACCTTTCACCGCGTGGTGCCCAACTTCGTGGTGCAGGGCGGCGATCCGGTCACGAAGGAGGGCGGCGCGGGCGTCCCCGGAACCGGCGGACCGGGCTACCGCATTCGCGACGAGATGCCAGCCGGGTCGTATCGGCGCCACTTCGGGGGCTACCTGTCCATGGCCAACTCAGGGCCTGACACCAATGG includes the following:
- a CDS encoding peptidylprolyl isomerase, which encodes MPRVIISTVKGDIILELFENHAPNTVANFVSLVEKNFYDGVTFHRVVPNFVVQGGDPVTKEGGAGVPGTGGPGYRIRDEMPAGSYRRHFGGYLSMANSGPDTNGSQFFITLNQRFDLDGRHTVFGRVIDGMRVVRQIEINDRITSARVLRKRDHEYVPETLPEPAPPAPPTPPGGGEGEGQGDGGAGGNDGSGGAGDG